GATGCGGTCGCTGCCGACCTTCCGCGGTCAGGCAATGTTCTCCACCTGGCTGCACCGCATCGCCGTCAACTGCGCCCTCTACGGGCGGCGCAAGCGCGAGCGGAACCGCCTGCGCGAGCTGGAGCTGCCCGACAGCCTTCCGGCTTCGGTCGGCGGCTCGCGGCCGCTGCTACGGATGCGCATCGAAGAGGCGATCGATGCCTTACCGGATGGGATGAGGCGGGTGCTGGTCCTGCACGATGTGGAAGGCTACACCCACGAGGAGATCGGCGAGCTGCTCGGGGTCGCCGCGGGAACCTGCAAGAGTCAACTATCG
The DNA window shown above is from Longimicrobiaceae bacterium and carries:
- a CDS encoding RNA polymerase sigma factor, which encodes MFSTRGQPSGIVGHQTVWTRDRIMTEHDLIEQAKQGSADAIDALYRRHASRVYSVVRRLTGDDAQAEDAAQETWLRVMRSLPTFRGQAMFSTWLHRIAVNCALYGRRKRERNRLRELELPDSLPASVGGSRPLLRMRIEEAIDALPDGMRRVLVLHDVEGYTHEEIGELLGVAAGTCKSQLSKARAKLRAHLRQTVEGEEVCSI